In a genomic window of Saccharothrix sp. HUAS TT1:
- a CDS encoding flavoprotein — translation MGGAGVGRVLGLVVSAAGGVEKWLVDGLARPLAGQGWRLAVTVTPTAARWLEPLLPELAAITDLPVRWTSRLPSEPKPHPVPDAFVFAPATANSLAKLALGIGDNQALTVLCEGLGRRAPLVALPQVSADQAGHPAFEGHLAVLRASGVELVDSPAAVVDRVASGWPRSR, via the coding sequence GTGGGTGGTGCGGGCGTCGGGCGGGTGCTCGGGTTGGTCGTGTCGGCGGCGGGCGGGGTGGAGAAGTGGCTCGTCGACGGGCTCGCGCGGCCGTTGGCCGGGCAGGGGTGGCGGTTGGCCGTCACGGTGACGCCCACCGCCGCCCGGTGGCTGGAGCCGCTGCTCCCGGAGCTGGCGGCGATCACGGACCTGCCGGTGCGCTGGACGTCCCGGCTGCCGTCGGAGCCGAAGCCGCACCCGGTGCCGGACGCGTTCGTGTTCGCGCCCGCCACGGCGAACTCGCTGGCCAAGCTGGCGCTGGGGATCGGTGACAACCAGGCGCTGACGGTGCTGTGCGAGGGGCTGGGCCGCCGCGCGCCGCTGGTGGCGCTGCCGCAGGTGTCGGCGGACCAGGCCGGGCACCCGGCGTTCGAGGGGCACCTCGCCGTGCTGCGCGCGAGCGGGGTGGAGCTGGTCGACTCGCCGGCGGCGGTGGTCGATCGGGTCGCGTCCGGTTGGCCGCGATCGCGGTAA
- a CDS encoding LuxR C-terminal-related transcriptional regulator, whose amino-acid sequence MSKLYGRDREWASVLRFLSAPGGLLAIDGPPCSGKTSLLREAVSAARERGYAVVVVSGAHLAGSSAVAAVLDRVNVSARPLLAVDQAHQDPAALLALLPRLAERRIPALLALSGGLAGGEVRLALSSRGDVLPLPPVDDEAVERMVTDLVDATPHPDLTAFTAGAGGNPRLVAELVAGLREEGRLEVHDGVARPRGGWLPRRVCAVVRGQVDAMSAKATQVLRVAAVLGRSFLLRDVAAMMDETTAALLLTVDEVLASGLVGCTGEQLEFGSDLVWRAVVDSMPGSVRHALRQDVKVLRAQLAERAARPVREEPDVDEGRGAVAVQGVRALAASGKLGSAIVLARESLARGVPAESAAELHVVLGGILLADGRPADAAAEMEYVLVTPGVVGPLRRLAEAGRVLSLYFATGSRAGAHALSVLTTRDREPGDADVVMAATVHSCLEWNAGKLAEGMYWGRESTRWELDRPTAWWQSQSAVSFALKLSALGEFEQAGRLVRGGVVCEDERAAREALTCDDDEAVTTGAPTARTIARARVLTQQGKLAQALVVARRGLSAARDRGLRLLVPLASTVLATVALHRGEVAAAAEHVRRYRADLAAGEAVLHSGQYDWVELLLAHAQDGPERAVELARQRMADLGCARRMLIEEPGAAPWLVRQASAVGDSALAEEVVGAAERLAADNPGFEVVSTAAGHARALLDRDAERLLAAAGRHRHPWAKANANEDLAVVLAESGDAGRAAAHTTLASRIFERMGAEGELVRLRGVGAGSGAGGGSDEWRRLSEPERDIARLVGAGMTNRQVAKQLYLSPHTVNYHLRGIFKKLGISSRVELARFAHEQTSV is encoded by the coding sequence GTGTCGAAATTGTACGGCCGGGATCGTGAATGGGCTTCGGTTCTCCGCTTCCTGTCCGCGCCCGGTGGCCTGCTGGCCATCGACGGCCCGCCGTGCTCCGGCAAGACCTCCCTGCTGCGCGAAGCCGTCTCCGCCGCCCGTGAGCGCGGGTACGCCGTCGTCGTGGTGTCCGGCGCGCACCTGGCGGGGTCGTCCGCCGTGGCGGCGGTTCTCGATCGGGTGAATGTGAGCGCCCGGCCGCTGCTCGCGGTCGACCAGGCGCACCAGGACCCCGCCGCCCTGCTCGCGCTGCTGCCCAGGCTGGCCGAGCGCCGGATCCCCGCGCTGCTGGCGCTGTCCGGCGGCCTGGCGGGCGGCGAGGTCCGGCTCGCCCTGTCCTCGCGCGGCGACGTGCTGCCGCTGCCCCCGGTGGACGACGAAGCGGTCGAGCGCATGGTCACCGACCTGGTGGACGCGACACCGCACCCGGACCTGACGGCGTTCACGGCGGGCGCGGGCGGCAACCCGCGGCTGGTCGCCGAACTGGTCGCCGGCCTGCGGGAGGAGGGGCGGCTGGAGGTCCACGACGGCGTCGCCCGACCGCGCGGCGGCTGGCTGCCGCGCCGGGTGTGCGCGGTGGTGCGCGGCCAGGTCGACGCGATGTCGGCCAAGGCGACCCAGGTGCTGCGGGTCGCGGCCGTGCTCGGCCGGTCGTTCCTGCTGCGCGACGTGGCCGCGATGATGGACGAGACCACGGCGGCGCTGCTGCTGACCGTGGACGAGGTGCTGGCCTCGGGGCTGGTCGGGTGCACGGGCGAGCAGCTGGAGTTCGGCTCCGACCTGGTGTGGCGGGCCGTCGTGGACTCGATGCCCGGTTCGGTGCGCCACGCCCTGCGGCAGGACGTGAAGGTGCTGCGCGCGCAGCTGGCCGAGCGGGCGGCGCGGCCGGTGCGCGAGGAACCCGACGTGGACGAGGGTCGCGGCGCCGTCGCCGTGCAGGGCGTCCGGGCGCTGGCCGCGAGCGGGAAGCTCGGGTCCGCCATCGTGCTGGCCAGGGAGAGCCTGGCGCGAGGGGTGCCCGCGGAGAGCGCGGCGGAGCTGCACGTGGTGCTGGGCGGGATCCTGCTGGCCGACGGGCGGCCCGCCGACGCGGCGGCGGAGATGGAGTACGTGCTGGTCACGCCGGGCGTGGTCGGGCCGCTGCGGCGGTTGGCGGAGGCGGGGCGGGTGCTGTCGCTGTACTTCGCGACCGGCAGCCGGGCGGGCGCGCACGCGTTGTCGGTGCTGACGACGCGGGACCGCGAGCCCGGTGACGCGGACGTGGTGATGGCCGCGACGGTGCACTCGTGCCTGGAGTGGAACGCCGGGAAGCTCGCCGAGGGCATGTACTGGGGGCGTGAGTCGACGCGCTGGGAGCTGGACCGGCCCACGGCGTGGTGGCAGTCGCAGTCCGCGGTGTCGTTCGCGTTGAAGCTGTCGGCGCTGGGCGAGTTCGAGCAGGCCGGGCGGCTGGTGCGCGGCGGGGTGGTGTGCGAGGACGAGCGGGCCGCGCGCGAGGCGTTGACCTGCGACGACGACGAGGCGGTGACGACCGGCGCGCCCACCGCGCGGACCATCGCGCGGGCGCGGGTGCTGACCCAGCAGGGGAAGCTGGCCCAGGCGCTGGTGGTGGCGCGGCGCGGCCTGTCCGCCGCGCGCGACCGGGGCCTGAGGCTCCTGGTGCCGCTCGCGTCGACCGTGCTGGCGACGGTGGCCCTGCACCGGGGCGAGGTCGCGGCGGCGGCGGAGCACGTGCGCCGGTACCGGGCGGACCTGGCAGCCGGGGAGGCGGTGCTGCACTCCGGGCAGTACGACTGGGTGGAGCTGCTGCTGGCGCACGCCCAGGACGGGCCGGAGCGGGCCGTCGAGCTGGCCAGGCAGCGGATGGCGGACCTGGGCTGCGCGCGCCGGATGCTGATCGAGGAGCCGGGGGCGGCGCCGTGGCTGGTGCGGCAGGCGTCGGCGGTCGGTGACAGCGCGCTGGCGGAGGAGGTCGTCGGGGCGGCCGAGCGGTTGGCGGCCGACAACCCCGGGTTCGAGGTGGTGTCGACGGCGGCGGGTCACGCGCGGGCGCTGCTGGACCGCGACGCGGAGCGGTTGCTGGCGGCGGCGGGGCGGCACCGGCACCCGTGGGCGAAGGCCAACGCGAACGAGGACCTGGCGGTGGTGCTGGCGGAGAGCGGGGACGCGGGGCGGGCGGCGGCGCACACGACGTTGGCCTCGCGGATCTTCGAGCGGATGGGGGCGGAGGGGGAGCTGGTCCGGTTACGCGGGGTGGGCGCGGGTTCCGGCGCCGGTGGTGGCAGTGACGAGTGGAGGCGGTTGAGCGAGCCGGAGCGGGACATCGCCCGGCTGGTGGGGGCGGGGATGACGAACCGTCAGGTGGCGAAGCAGCTCTACCTGTCGCCGCACACGGTGAACTACCACCTGCGGGGGATCTTCAAGAAGCTCGGCATCAGCTCACGCGTGGAACTGGCCCGCTTCGCCCACGAACAAACCTCCGTCTAA